From Candidatus Manganitrophus morganii, the proteins below share one genomic window:
- a CDS encoding ABC transporter permease: MTMRILAFVERDLRKFLRNPIAILSSILLPMVYLLIIGNSFQGSLKNLPLAFVDQDHGPYAERMLDRLRSIETGPSTFRLVYLSDPVAAEDGVREGTFKGAVVIPPDFSKNIDRGTVPQVGLVLDNTDGVSAAALQQSLSEAFNSLKIDALPIRSDPRTPQMYPIELYRKIDYDASLVPGAVIMAIFMGTMITGAFNLVMDRFLGVHEAYLSTPLTKIDMILGILISGVLVTTLISLVVLGAGIWITEVPVAGGAASFSAVVLVIVLTAMGLLSMMCALLSRVDHPRIVGLLGGFLNVIFFFPSGAVYPVESFPKWLQAFSKVNPETYSVHALKSVLFKGADWQAIRGDILYLIGFTLVMFLLSIKTFKRDL, encoded by the coding sequence ATGACAATGCGCATCCTTGCTTTTGTTGAACGGGATCTTCGAAAATTTCTCCGGAATCCGATTGCGATTCTGTCGAGCATTCTGTTGCCGATGGTCTATTTGCTCATCATCGGCAACTCGTTTCAGGGGAGTCTCAAGAACCTTCCCTTGGCCTTTGTCGATCAGGATCATGGGCCGTATGCCGAGCGGATGCTCGACCGGCTCCGTTCCATCGAGACCGGACCGAGCACCTTCCGGCTGGTGTATCTTTCCGATCCGGTGGCGGCGGAGGATGGGGTGCGAGAGGGAACGTTCAAAGGGGCGGTGGTGATTCCCCCCGACTTTTCAAAAAATATCGATCGGGGGACCGTCCCGCAGGTGGGGCTGGTCCTCGACAATACCGATGGCGTCTCGGCGGCGGCGCTGCAGCAGAGCCTCTCGGAGGCGTTCAATTCGTTGAAAATAGATGCGCTTCCGATCCGGTCCGATCCGAGGACGCCGCAAATGTATCCGATCGAGCTTTATCGAAAAATCGACTACGATGCCTCGCTTGTGCCGGGGGCGGTGATCATGGCGATCTTCATGGGAACGATGATCACCGGGGCGTTCAATCTGGTGATGGACCGATTCCTGGGGGTCCACGAAGCCTACCTCTCGACGCCGTTGACGAAGATCGATATGATCCTCGGCATTCTGATCAGCGGGGTGCTGGTGACGACGCTGATTTCTCTGGTGGTCTTGGGCGCCGGGATATGGATCACCGAGGTGCCGGTCGCCGGGGGGGCGGCCTCCTTCTCGGCGGTGGTCCTGGTGATCGTCTTAACGGCGATGGGGCTCTTGAGCATGATGTGCGCCCTCCTCTCCCGGGTCGATCATCCCCGGATCGTCGGTCTGCTCGGCGGTTTTCTCAATGTCATCTTCTTTTTTCCGAGCGGGGCGGTTTACCCCGTGGAGAGTTTCCCGAAATGGCTCCAGGCGTTCAGCAAGGTCAATCCGGAGACCTACTCGGTCCATGCATTAAAATCGGTCCTCTTCAAAGGGGCCGATTGGCAGGCGATCCGGGGAGATATCCTTTATTTGATCGGTTTCACACTGGTGATGTTTCTGTTGTCCATTAAAACGTTCAAGCGAGACCTATAA
- a CDS encoding TolC family protein, protein MIRRGVFLLVLVQLIIVDPFQGFAQEVVTLEEAYRSAMAESEQIGISRENLLQAEREIDRAKSFLYPSINTEASYLRRAEAKQGPFGVLLPEEQKQFNLTIDQPLYTGGRASAAYRSAKLGVRGGKLDLSLTTENILFDVARAYYEALKAQRNVEIEENEVKRLEAHLRDAEKRFRVGEAIKTVVLRAEAELADARARLIRARNDQETTKDQLALFARIEGPFHLADPPSLTLSEQSEAEWVKTAHERRSDLALQSTNVKISEEQISIAKGTFFPSLSLQGRYNWIDQDPETSFLTTNDRSAILSLSFPIFEGRLRVAELAQARSRHRQQLLQKSFLSDQISVEVRRSLLNLNALTSQLDVLKAQVAFARENFSLISRQFAVGLATNIDVLDANATLISAERQLTNTTYDREVAILQVERAVGVFLDLMPPKTGRDDEGSSGPTGNPQVP, encoded by the coding sequence ATGATCCGGAGGGGCGTTTTTCTTCTTGTGTTGGTTCAACTGATCATCGTCGATCCTTTTCAGGGATTTGCGCAGGAGGTCGTCACGCTCGAAGAGGCCTATCGCTCCGCGATGGCCGAAAGCGAGCAGATCGGGATTTCCCGAGAGAATTTGTTGCAGGCGGAGCGGGAGATCGACCGGGCGAAAAGCTTTCTCTATCCCAGCATCAACACCGAAGCGAGCTATCTCCGCCGGGCGGAGGCGAAACAAGGGCCGTTCGGCGTCTTGCTCCCCGAAGAGCAAAAACAATTTAACCTGACGATCGATCAGCCGCTCTACACCGGCGGCCGGGCGTCGGCCGCCTATCGGAGCGCGAAGCTCGGTGTCCGAGGGGGAAAGCTCGACCTCAGTCTGACCACCGAAAATATTCTCTTCGATGTCGCCCGCGCTTATTACGAGGCGCTCAAGGCGCAGCGTAATGTCGAAATCGAGGAGAATGAGGTCAAACGGTTGGAGGCCCATCTTCGCGATGCCGAGAAACGTTTTCGGGTCGGGGAGGCGATCAAGACGGTGGTGTTGCGCGCCGAGGCGGAGCTGGCCGACGCCCGCGCCCGATTGATCCGGGCCCGAAACGACCAAGAAACGACGAAAGATCAACTGGCGCTCTTCGCCCGGATCGAGGGGCCGTTTCACCTCGCCGATCCTCCCTCCTTAACCCTCTCGGAGCAGAGCGAGGCGGAGTGGGTCAAAACGGCGCACGAACGGCGGTCCGATCTCGCGTTGCAGTCGACGAACGTCAAGATTTCCGAAGAGCAGATCAGCATCGCCAAGGGGACTTTTTTCCCGTCTCTCAGCCTACAGGGACGGTACAACTGGATCGATCAAGACCCGGAAACCTCCTTTTTGACCACCAACGATCGATCGGCGATCCTCAGCCTCAGCTTCCCCATTTTTGAGGGACGCCTGCGGGTCGCGGAGTTGGCGCAAGCGAGGTCACGTCATCGTCAACAGCTCTTGCAAAAATCGTTTCTGTCGGATCAAATTTCCGTCGAGGTGCGGCGCTCTCTGCTGAACCTGAATGCTCTTACCTCTCAGCTCGATGTCCTGAAGGCGCAGGTCGCCTTTGCGCGTGAGAACTTTTCGCTGATCTCCCGGCAGTTTGCGGTAGGTCTTGCCACGAACATCGACGTCCTCGATGCGAATGCCACCCTCATCAGCGCGGAGCGGCAGCTCACGAACACCACATATGACCGGGAGGTGGCGATCCTCCAGGTGGAAAGAGCGGTCGGCGTTTTCCTGGATTTAATGCCGCCGAAAACGGGGCGGGATGATGAAGGTTCAAGCGGGCCGACAGGCAATCCGCAGGTTCCATAA
- a CDS encoding efflux RND transporter periplasmic adaptor subunit, producing the protein MKYWFRLYVTLKKGGALLLLLLIFAGCGEGGKSDAKPPQASGPQTAPAGPPAMPVEAARVQTGTGRLEVTAVGSLEANESTVIRSEIAGRITAIRFKEGERATKGSVLLTINSEEFQAQLNQIKAVVELNKMNFERAKQLRPEGLIAERAYDEAESRLKESEASLSLAQVRLDKSILRAPFSGQLGLRQVSPGDFVQPGQAIVNLEDTDSIKVDFRVPEIYLNRIEDGQSLQVGVDVYPNRLFEGKIYAIDSRIDNATRTVLVRARVPNPAGVLRPGMFARVTLLLGERENAVFVPEQAVVPMGGDKFVYRVVDGKAVLTKVRLGLRKEGRVEVVEGIGPEETVITAGQMKLFDGAPVMTVGAAEAAPEKAPAGG; encoded by the coding sequence ATGAAATATTGGTTTCGATTGTATGTGACACTGAAGAAGGGAGGGGCGCTCTTACTATTGCTCCTGATTTTCGCCGGATGCGGCGAGGGGGGAAAGTCCGACGCCAAGCCGCCTCAGGCTTCGGGGCCGCAGACGGCCCCCGCGGGTCCTCCGGCGATGCCGGTGGAGGCGGCGCGGGTTCAGACCGGAACGGGACGGTTGGAAGTCACCGCCGTCGGCTCCCTGGAGGCGAATGAATCGACGGTGATTCGGTCGGAGATCGCCGGCCGGATCACCGCCATCCGGTTTAAAGAAGGGGAGCGGGCGACGAAGGGGAGCGTTCTTCTCACGATCAATTCGGAGGAGTTCCAGGCCCAGCTCAATCAGATCAAAGCGGTCGTCGAGCTGAACAAGATGAACTTCGAGCGGGCAAAACAGCTGCGCCCGGAGGGGTTGATCGCCGAGCGGGCGTACGATGAGGCCGAATCGAGATTAAAGGAGTCGGAAGCGAGCCTCTCCCTCGCGCAGGTGCGCCTCGACAAATCGATCCTCCGCGCCCCCTTCAGCGGCCAACTCGGTCTCCGTCAGGTGAGTCCGGGCGACTTTGTTCAGCCGGGCCAGGCGATCGTCAATCTGGAAGATACCGATTCGATCAAGGTCGATTTCCGTGTCCCGGAGATCTACTTGAACCGGATCGAAGACGGCCAGTCGCTTCAAGTCGGGGTGGACGTCTACCCGAATCGGCTCTTCGAGGGGAAAATTTATGCGATCGACTCGCGGATCGACAATGCGACGCGGACCGTTCTCGTCCGCGCGCGGGTGCCGAATCCGGCGGGGGTGCTCCGTCCGGGGATGTTCGCCCGCGTGACGCTGCTCCTCGGCGAGCGGGAAAATGCCGTCTTCGTTCCCGAACAGGCGGTGGTCCCGATGGGAGGAGATAAATTCGTCTACCGCGTGGTCGACGGAAAGGCGGTATTGACGAAGGTCCGCCTGGGGCTTCGGAAAGAGGGCCGGGTGGAAGTTGTCGAAGGGATCGGCCCGGAGGAGACGGTGATCACCGCCGGGCAGATGAAGCTCTTC